GGCGATCTTGCGCAGGATGCGGCGCATGATCTTGCCGCTCCGCGTCTTGGGCAGGCCATCGGTAAAGTGCAGGTGGTCGGGCGTGGCGATTGGGCCGATCTCCTTGCGTACCCACTGGCGCAGTTCGGCGGCAAGGTCGTCGGAACCTTCATTGCCCTCCATTAGCGTGATGTAGCAATAGATGCCCTGGCCCTTGATATCGTGCGGATACCCGACGACCGCGGCCTCGGCGACCTTGGGGTGGAGCACCAGCGCGCTTTCGACCTCGGCGGTGCCCATCCGGTGGCCGCTGACGTTGATGACGTCGTCGACCCGGCCGGTGATCCACCAGTATCCGTCCGCATCGCGCCGGGCGCCATCGCCGGTGAAATACTTGCCGGGAAAGGTGCTGAAATAGGCCTCCGTGAACCGTGCATGGTCGCCATGGACGGTGCGCGCCTGGCCCGGCCAGCTGCGGGCGATGCACAGGTTGCCCTCGATCTCGCCATCGCCGGTCACCGGTGTGCCCTCGGCATCGACCAGTAACGGCTCGACACCGAAGAACGGGCGACCGGCGCTGCCCGGCTTCATGTCGTGGGCGTAGGGCAGGGTGGTGATCATGTGGCCGCCGGTCTCGGTCTGCCACCAGGTATCGACCACCGGGCAGCGACCTTCGCCGACCACGTCATGATACCAGCGCCACGCCTCGGGATTGATCGGTTCGCCCACGGTGCCGAGCAGGCGCAGGCTGGATCGGGCGTGGGGTGTCACCCAGCGGCTGCCTTCACGCATCAGGGCGCGGATGGCAGTGGGGGCGGTGTAGAAGATGGCCACCTCGTGTCTTGCGATCACCTGCCAGAACCGGCCATGATCGGGGTAGTTGGGCACCCCTTCGAAGATCAGGCTGGTGCCGCCGTTGAGCAGCGGCCCGTAGGTGACATAGGTGTGGCCGGTGACCCAGCCGATGTCGGCGCTGCACCAGAACACCTCGCCCGGCTGGTAGTCGAACGTGTACCGGAAGGTGGCGGCCGCCCAGACCGCGTAGCCGCCGGTGGTATGCAGAACGCCCTTGGGCTTGCCGGTGCTGCCGCTGGTGTAGAGGATGAACAGGGGGTCCTCCGCCGCCATGTCCTCGCACGGACAGTCGGCATCGCTGGCAAGGTCCGCATACCAATGGTCGAGTCCCGCGCGCATCGGGACATCCGCACCAGTATGAGGGATTACGAGCACGCCATCCACGGCGACGCCGGGCAGGTCCAGCGCGGCATCGACGTTGGCCTTCAGCGGCACGGCCTTGCCGCCGCGCAGGCCCTCGTCGGCGGTAATGACAAAGCGGCTCTCGCAATCCATTATGCGGCCGGCAATGCTTTCCGGGCTGAACCCGCCGAACACGACCGAGTGAACGGCGCCGATGCGCGAACAGGCCAGCATGGCCACCGCGCCCTCGACGATCATCGGCATGTAGATGGTGACCCGGTCGCCCTTGCGCACGCCCAGCGTCTTGAGCGCGTTGGCCATCCGAACGACCTCGGCGTGCAGTTCGCGGTAAGTCAGCGACCGCGTGGGCGTAGATGGATCGTCCGGTTCGAACAGGAAAGCCTTGGCGTCGCCGCGGCTTGGCAGGTGACGGTCGACGGCATTGTGACACAGGTTCAGCCGTCCATCCGCGAACCAGGCAATCTGCGGCGGATCGAACGACCATTCGCCGCCTTTTGCAGGCTTGCGCGACCAGTCGAGGCACTCCGCCTGTTCCAGCCAGAAGGCGTCAGGCTGCTCGATCGAACGACGGTACATGACGTCGTACTGTTCGGGCGTGCAGTGGGTATCGGAGGGTGGTGCAGGGTGGGGAACGATGTCGCGCATGGGCCGGACTTTACGCGCCCCGGCAGGATCGACAAGTGCCGAACCTCGCCACCCCGGAACGCTGGAACCCGCGGTCGCAGCTTGTGACACGCCGGTTCCGCGCCTAGGAGCAGGCAATGGCTGGTGAATTGAGAGACAACCGCGGTCGCGGTGATGCCGAATGGGGCCTGCCCCCGATCCACCCCGAGGGCCGGAAATTCGGCCTGATTGCCGTCGGCGTTTCGCTGATTTTCCTGCTGTTGCTCGACTGGGAGATCGTCGGCTGGCCACTGCTGATGCTCTCGGTGGGAGTGTTCGCCTTCTTCCGCGATCCGGAACGGGTGGTTCCGCACGGGGAAAATACGGTGGTTTCTCCGGCGGACGGCCAGGTATCGCTGATCATGCAGGTTCCGCCGCCCACCGAGTTGCAGGGCACTGACGGCGATGGCGGGCCGGGCCTGGGCGCTGAACCCGTCACCCGCGTGTCGATCTTCATGTCGATGTTTGACGTGCACATCAATCGTGCCCCGATCGCCGGTACCGTGCGGCGCATCGTCTACATTCCGGGTGCCTTCATGAACGCCGATCTCGACAAGGCGAGCGAGGAGAACGAGCGTCAGCACGTCCTTCTGGAGCGTGCCGACGGGCAGCGGGTCGGCTTCACGCAAATCGCCGGGCTGGTGGCGCGGCGCATCGTGCCGTTCATCAAGCCGGGCGATATCCTTGCCGCCGGCCAGCGCGTGGGCCTGATCCGGTTCGGCAGCCGCGTGGACGTCTATCTTCCTGCCGGCACCGACAGCCGGGTGCTGGTAGGGCAGCGCGTGATCGCAGGGGAAACCGTGCTGGCCGAAATCGGTTCTCGCGTGCATATCGAAGGGGTCAGCCAATGACCCTTCCCGGAGACAACATGTCCGACGCATACAACGATCTCGACGATGATGGTGCAGCCAGCCCCGGACCGGCCTGGCTCGGCCCCAAGGCCAGCGAGCACGAGCACGTCACCCGGTCGGGCGGGGGCAGGGGCCTGGCCATGCGCGCGGTGGTGCCCAATGCCATCACCGCAGCTGCCCTGTGCTCGGGCCTGACCAGTATCCTGTTTGCTATCGGCGAACAGTGGGACAAGGCCGTGTTCGCCATGGTCGTGGCCGGCATCCTCGATGCCATGGACGGACGCGTCGCCAGGCTGCTGAAGGCGCAATCGCGTTTCGGCGCCGAGCTTGACAGCCTGTCCGATTCGGCCAGCTTCGGCATTGCCCCGGCGCTTGTCCTGTACCTGTGGTCGCTGGTGGAGGCGCCGCGGCTCGGGTGGCTGGCGGCACTCGCCTACGCTATATGTTGCGCCCTGCGGCTGGCGCGATTCAACGCGCGCATCGATGTGGAGGACCAGCCGCACAAGCTGGCCGGGTTCCTCACCGGCGTGCCCGCGCCGATGGGGGCGGGCTTCGCTTTCATGCCGATCTATCTCTGGCTGGCTACGGGCGAGCAGGTGTTCCGCGATCCCCTGCTCGTGGGGCCGTGGTTGTTCATCGTCGCCTTGCTGATGGTTTCGAACCTCGCCACGCCGAGCTGGAATTCGCTGAGCCCCTCACGCGATTTGAAGCTCGCATTCATTGCGATCGCCGGCTTGTTGGTAGGCGGACTGCTGATGGAAACCTGGTGGACGCTGGTCCTGATAGGGGGGATTTACCTGGCCCTGATCGCCTGGACGATAACGCGTTACGCCCGGATCAAACGGACCCGCGCGGAAGCGATCAGGACGCAACCGCCCGCGTAGAGGCCTCTCGGGAGCGACGCAGTAGCGCAGTCGTTTTGTGACCAGCAAGACTGCCCGCGCCAAGTTCCGCGCGAATGACACGGAACTGTTCGACCCCATAACGTACCGATACGTAGGCAGAGTAGATGGCGTAGGCGGCCACCAGACCGAAGAACAGCGAAACCGCAATAGCCATCATCGTCCAAATCCTTGTGCGAGGCCGGAAGCCTATAAGCAAAATCTAACATGGCGGCGAAAGGTTCCCGTTTCCGCCATTCCTGACACCTCTGTTCCATTTATGTTCTAGCGCGTCAAGGCATTTGTTCCGCTTGTGTTCCAGCCTGCGCAATCAGGTGCGGCCGATCGTACAATCCGTAAACCGGGGCGCGCGGTCGGCTGGTCTTTGATTTTCACCATCTCATCGCGAAGTGGCGTAATTCCCTACTGGTAAATGCCGTTAGCTTGGCGTAGGGGCGCTCCCGCCGAGGTCCATTGCATCGACGCAACTGGCCGCGAATCGGCAAATTCACATGGAAGGCACATATCCCGGTGCCGCCTGCGGTAGTCTTGCCGCGGCCGGTTCCCCGCCCTCCAGAGGTATAACCGGAAGGAATTTTATTATGGCGGCTCCTACCGTCACCATGCAGCAATTGATCGAGGCCGGCGTTCACTTCGGCCACCAGTCCCACCGCTGGAACCCGCGGATGAAGCCGTATATCTTCGGCGCCCGCAACGGTGTGCACATCATCGACCTGTCGCAGACCGTGCCCCTGATGGCGCGTGCGCTCGACTTCGTGCAGCAGACCGTCCGCGCGGGCGGCAAGGTCCTGTTCGTCGGCACCAAGCGTCAGGCGCAGGAGCCGATTGCCCAGGCTGCGCGAGCCTGTGGCCAGCACTATGTCAACCATCGCTGGCTGGGCGGGATGCTCACCAACTGGAAGACTATTTCAGAGCGCATCAAGCACCTCAAGGCGCTGGAAGAGCAACTTTCCGGTGAGGCGACCGGCCTGACCAAGAAGGAACGCCTTAACCTCACGCGCAAGAAGGAAAAGCTGGAGCTTTCCCTCGGCGGCATTCGCGACATGGGCGGCGTGCCCGACGTGATGTTCGTGATCGACGCCAACAAGGAAGACCTGGCGATCAAGGAAGCCAACGTGCTCGGCATTCCGGTCGTCGCGATCCTCGATACCAACGTCGATCCGGAAGGCATCGCCTTCCCGATCCCCGGCAACGACGATGCCAGCCGCGCCGTGCGCCTGTATTGCGATGCTGTCGCCCAGGCCGCCACCAAGGGCCGCGGCGAGGGTGTGGTCGATTCGGGCACCGACATCGGTGCGATGGATGCTCCTCCAGCCGAGACCCAGGATGCTGCCGCCGAGCCGGCCGCCGAGGAAGCCAAGGCCGACGCCTGATCGCTCCCCGCCGCGCGGTGCGCCTGCGCCCGCGTAACATGAATACCCATCAAGGCGCCGGTCCGATCGCGGACCGGCGCCGCATGATTTCAAAAAGGACTACAACATGGCTGCTTTTACCGCCTCCGACGTAAAGGCCCTGCGCGAGAAGACTGGCGCGGGCATGATGGACGCCAAGAAGGCGCTCGAGGAATCGAACGGCGATATCGAGGCCGCGGTCGACGCGCTGCGCGCCAAGGGTCTGGCCACCGCCCAGAAGAAGTCGAGCCGCACCGCGGCCGAGGGCCTCGTCGGCGTCGCCGTCGAAGGCACGAAGGGCGTGGCCGTCGAGGTCAATTCCGAAACCGATTTCGTCGCCAAGAACGACAAGTTCCAGGATTTCGTGCGCAAGACCACCGAGGTCGCGCTCGGCACTTCCGGCGATGACGTGGACGCGCTGAAGAGCGCGGCCTATCCCGACGGTGGCACCGTGTCCGACAAGCTGACCGACAACGTCGCCACCATCGGTGAGAACCAGCAGGTCCGCCGGATGAAGAGCGTGAGTGTCGAGCACGGCGTTATCGTGCCCTACATGCACAACGCCGCCGCGCCGAACCTCGGCAAGATCGGCGTGCTCGTCGCGCTCGAGAGCGAGGCCGATGCGGACAAGCTCGAGGCGCTGGGCAAGCAGCTTGCCATGCACATCGCCGCGGCCTTTCCGCAGGCGCTGACCGCCGATGACCTCGACGCCGACGTGATCGCGCGCGAGCACAAGATTGCCGCGGAAAAGGCGTCCGAAACGGGCAAGCCCGACGACGTGCAGGCCAAGATGGTCGATGGCGCGATCAAGAAGTTCGCCAAGGAAAACGCGCTGCTCAGCCAGGTGTTCGTGATGGACAACAAGACCCCGATCGAACAGGTCGTCGCCGCCGCCGCCAAGGATGCCGGAAAGCCCATCGTGCTGAAGGATTACGTCCGCTTCCAGCTCGGCGAAGGCATCGAAAAGGAAGAGAGCGACTTTGCCGCAGAGGTTGCCGCAGCCGTAAAGGGCTGATCGCTCTTTTAACGCGTTCGAAAAGGCCGCCGGGGTTCGTGCCCCGGCGGCCTTTTTCATGTCCGGCGACTAGCGCGGGCCCAGTTCGATCAGCCAGATTTCGGGATGGGTGAACAATCGCAGCGGAATCAGGCTGGTCCCAAGCCCCGCACCCACGATTACCGTCTGCCCGCGCTCCACTGTTCGCCCGCAGCCGAAGCGGTCGCCATAGCGCGACAGGTGCGCGGGCGCGCCGCCCCAGGGATAGGCGATCTGGCCGCAATGGGTGTGCCCGGCGAGCAGCAGCGACACGTCATCCGGCATCTGCGGAAAGACATCCGGGCTGTGCGTCAGCACCAGCCGCCCGCCGGCCAACCCGCGCATCGCTTCTATCGTCGCGGGCATAGCGTCGCGCCGGGTGTACGGATCGTCCACCCCGCCGATTGCCAGCGGCCCGACCTGCACGGCTGAATTCTGCAACACCCGGATTCCGTGCAGGTCGAGCTCCCGCCGGAGCCCAGGCCAGTCGAACCAGTGATCGTGGTTGCCGGGCGCTACGACGACGCCCAGCGGTGCGGTCAGATTCCCTAGCGGGGCGACGATCTCCTGCGGCGTGTAGACATGGGTCGCCGTGGACTTTTCGCTCACAAGGTCGCCTGCGATCAGGACGATGTCCGGCCGCAGCGCATTGATCTGCTCGACGATGCGTTGCAGCCGTTCGAGCGGCATGTCCGGCCCGGCGACGTGGATGTCCGAGATCAGCGCCGCGGTGATCGGCGGCGTGCCTGCCGGATAGCCGGCCAGCGCCACCCGGGCGCGCAAGACTTCGGGATTGCGCGTGGTGTCGTGCCAGCCCTTGGCACCCAGGGCGATTGCCAGGACGAGCATGAAGGTCGCGATGGCTTTCCAATGCTGCACCATGAAGGGCAAGCTGCGCCAACACGTGCCGGAGGGCAAGACAGCCCGTTAAAACCGCCGGGGAACACTTGGCAGCGCGCGCCGCTGCCTCTACAGCCCGCGCAACTGCTCCCGAGAGGACGATTTTTCGCAATGCTTCTGCCTGGTACCAAACGCATCCTGCTCAAGCTTTCGGGCGAGGTGCTGATGGGCGACCAAGGGTTCGGAATCGATCCGGCGCATGTCCTGCGTCTTGCCGAGGAAGTGAAGGCAGCCAAGGAGACGGGCCTGCAGATCTGCCTGGTCATCGGCGGGGGCAACATCTTTCGCGGCATGGCGGGCGCCGCGCAGGGCATGGACAGGGCGCAGGCCGATTACATGGGTATGCTCGCCACGGTGATGAACGCGCTGGCGATGCAAAATGCGCTGGAGCAGCTGGGCGTCGACACCCGCGTCCAGAGCGCCATCCAGATGGACCAGGTGTGCGAGCCGGTGATCCGTCGCCGGGCCGAACGGCATCTGGAAAAAGGGCGCATCGTGATCTTCGCCGCCGGCGTAGGCGCGCCTTATTTTACCACCGATTCAGGGGCCGCGCTGCGTGCCGCGGAAATGCGCTGTGATGCGCTGCTTAAGGGCACCAGCGTCGATGGCGTCTACAGCGCCGATCCCAAGAAGGATCCCGCTGCAACCCGTTACGATACAGTCACCTACGGACAGGTTCTGGCAGAGAACCTGAAGGTGATGGATGCCTCCGCCGTGGCGCTGTGCCGTGACAA
This is a stretch of genomic DNA from Aurantiacibacter arachoides. It encodes these proteins:
- the acs gene encoding acetate--CoA ligase produces the protein MRDIVPHPAPPSDTHCTPEQYDVMYRRSIEQPDAFWLEQAECLDWSRKPAKGGEWSFDPPQIAWFADGRLNLCHNAVDRHLPSRGDAKAFLFEPDDPSTPTRSLTYRELHAEVVRMANALKTLGVRKGDRVTIYMPMIVEGAVAMLACSRIGAVHSVVFGGFSPESIAGRIMDCESRFVITADEGLRGGKAVPLKANVDAALDLPGVAVDGVLVIPHTGADVPMRAGLDHWYADLASDADCPCEDMAAEDPLFILYTSGSTGKPKGVLHTTGGYAVWAAATFRYTFDYQPGEVFWCSADIGWVTGHTYVTYGPLLNGGTSLIFEGVPNYPDHGRFWQVIARHEVAIFYTAPTAIRALMREGSRWVTPHARSSLRLLGTVGEPINPEAWRWYHDVVGEGRCPVVDTWWQTETGGHMITTLPYAHDMKPGSAGRPFFGVEPLLVDAEGTPVTGDGEIEGNLCIARSWPGQARTVHGDHARFTEAYFSTFPGKYFTGDGARRDADGYWWITGRVDDVINVSGHRMGTAEVESALVLHPKVAEAAVVGYPHDIKGQGIYCYITLMEGNEGSDDLAAELRQWVRKEIGPIATPDHLHFTDGLPKTRSGKIMRRILRKIAENDYGALGDTSTLADPTLVDRLIEGRQND
- a CDS encoding phosphatidylserine decarboxylase yields the protein MAGELRDNRGRGDAEWGLPPIHPEGRKFGLIAVGVSLIFLLLLDWEIVGWPLLMLSVGVFAFFRDPERVVPHGENTVVSPADGQVSLIMQVPPPTELQGTDGDGGPGLGAEPVTRVSIFMSMFDVHINRAPIAGTVRRIVYIPGAFMNADLDKASEENERQHVLLERADGQRVGFTQIAGLVARRIVPFIKPGDILAAGQRVGLIRFGSRVDVYLPAGTDSRVLVGQRVIAGETVLAEIGSRVHIEGVSQ
- a CDS encoding CDP-alcohol phosphatidyltransferase family protein; translation: MTLPGDNMSDAYNDLDDDGAASPGPAWLGPKASEHEHVTRSGGGRGLAMRAVVPNAITAAALCSGLTSILFAIGEQWDKAVFAMVVAGILDAMDGRVARLLKAQSRFGAELDSLSDSASFGIAPALVLYLWSLVEAPRLGWLAALAYAICCALRLARFNARIDVEDQPHKLAGFLTGVPAPMGAGFAFMPIYLWLATGEQVFRDPLLVGPWLFIVALLMVSNLATPSWNSLSPSRDLKLAFIAIAGLLVGGLLMETWWTLVLIGGIYLALIAWTITRYARIKRTRAEAIRTQPPA
- the rpsB gene encoding 30S ribosomal protein S2, producing MAAPTVTMQQLIEAGVHFGHQSHRWNPRMKPYIFGARNGVHIIDLSQTVPLMARALDFVQQTVRAGGKVLFVGTKRQAQEPIAQAARACGQHYVNHRWLGGMLTNWKTISERIKHLKALEEQLSGEATGLTKKERLNLTRKKEKLELSLGGIRDMGGVPDVMFVIDANKEDLAIKEANVLGIPVVAILDTNVDPEGIAFPIPGNDDASRAVRLYCDAVAQAATKGRGEGVVDSGTDIGAMDAPPAETQDAAAEPAAEEAKADA
- the tsf gene encoding translation elongation factor Ts, with translation MAAFTASDVKALREKTGAGMMDAKKALEESNGDIEAAVDALRAKGLATAQKKSSRTAAEGLVGVAVEGTKGVAVEVNSETDFVAKNDKFQDFVRKTTEVALGTSGDDVDALKSAAYPDGGTVSDKLTDNVATIGENQQVRRMKSVSVEHGVIVPYMHNAAAPNLGKIGVLVALESEADADKLEALGKQLAMHIAAAFPQALTADDLDADVIAREHKIAAEKASETGKPDDVQAKMVDGAIKKFAKENALLSQVFVMDNKTPIEQVVAAAAKDAGKPIVLKDYVRFQLGEGIEKEESDFAAEVAAAVKG
- a CDS encoding metallophosphoesterase yields the protein MVQHWKAIATFMLVLAIALGAKGWHDTTRNPEVLRARVALAGYPAGTPPITAALISDIHVAGPDMPLERLQRIVEQINALRPDIVLIAGDLVSEKSTATHVYTPQEIVAPLGNLTAPLGVVVAPGNHDHWFDWPGLRRELDLHGIRVLQNSAVQVGPLAIGGVDDPYTRRDAMPATIEAMRGLAGGRLVLTHSPDVFPQMPDDVSLLLAGHTHCGQIAYPWGGAPAHLSRYGDRFGCGRTVERGQTVIVGAGLGTSLIPLRLFTHPEIWLIELGPR
- the pyrH gene encoding UMP kinase, yielding MLLPGTKRILLKLSGEVLMGDQGFGIDPAHVLRLAEEVKAAKETGLQICLVIGGGNIFRGMAGAAQGMDRAQADYMGMLATVMNALAMQNALEQLGVDTRVQSAIQMDQVCEPVIRRRAERHLEKGRIVIFAAGVGAPYFTTDSGAALRAAEMRCDALLKGTSVDGVYSADPKKDPAATRYDTVTYGQVLAENLKVMDASAVALCRDNDIPIVVFSIRERGNVARVLAGEGTQTLVQKD